A section of the Bacillus sp. HSf4 genome encodes:
- a CDS encoding sugar ABC transporter substrate-binding protein produces MSMRRFMLVSLCALLLSGLYGCSSNSEEAGGSGGENMITLRIAWWGGQPRHDYTTKVIEMYEKENPHVKIEAEFANWDDYWKKLAPMSAANQLPDVIQMDSAYLSQYGEKGQLEDLSAYVKDGTINTDAIDDKTLEGGKIGGKLYGFPLGINVLSVITNDDLLKEVGAEIDDENWTWDDFETLALKVQEKTGKYGSNGMHPPDVFFPYYLRTKGERFYKEDGTGLAYTDDKLFVDYFKRQVRLVEQKASPTPDESAQIKGMEDDFIVKGETSATWNYSNQYSAFAQLTDAPLSLHLPPEQAKEKALFLRPSMLFSIPKSSEHKKEAATFIDFFINNEKANALIKGERGVPVSAKTAEAVKSELNEEEKKIFEYVERAKEHAGQADPPEPIGSAEVIKLLKDTSDQILFKKITPEEGAAKFRKEANDILKRNQKR; encoded by the coding sequence ATGTCGATGAGGAGATTCATGCTTGTCTCGTTATGCGCATTGCTGCTGTCCGGGCTTTACGGATGCAGTTCAAACAGCGAAGAGGCGGGGGGCTCAGGCGGAGAAAACATGATCACGCTGAGGATCGCCTGGTGGGGCGGACAACCGCGACATGATTACACAACGAAAGTGATTGAGATGTACGAAAAGGAAAATCCGCATGTCAAAATCGAAGCGGAGTTTGCCAACTGGGACGATTATTGGAAAAAGCTCGCACCGATGTCCGCGGCGAACCAGCTGCCTGATGTCATCCAGATGGATTCCGCATATTTATCACAATACGGTGAAAAGGGCCAGCTGGAAGATCTCTCGGCGTATGTGAAAGACGGGACGATCAACACAGATGCAATTGATGACAAGACGCTCGAGGGCGGGAAAATCGGCGGCAAGCTTTACGGTTTTCCGCTCGGGATCAATGTGCTGTCCGTCATTACAAATGATGACCTTTTAAAAGAAGTCGGCGCCGAGATTGATGATGAGAACTGGACATGGGACGATTTTGAAACATTGGCGCTCAAGGTGCAGGAGAAGACGGGAAAATACGGCTCAAACGGAATGCATCCGCCTGACGTCTTTTTCCCGTATTATCTCAGGACGAAGGGCGAGCGCTTTTATAAAGAGGATGGAACAGGTCTTGCCTATACGGATGACAAGCTGTTTGTCGATTACTTCAAAAGACAGGTCAGACTTGTCGAGCAGAAGGCTTCTCCGACACCTGATGAAAGCGCGCAAATCAAAGGGATGGAAGACGATTTTATCGTAAAAGGCGAAACGTCTGCCACATGGAATTATTCCAACCAATACTCGGCGTTTGCCCAGCTGACGGATGCGCCGCTTTCACTCCATCTGCCGCCGGAACAGGCGAAAGAAAAAGCGCTGTTTCTCAGACCGAGCATGCTGTTTTCGATTCCGAAAAGCTCCGAACATAAAAAAGAAGCGGCAACATTTATCGATTTCTTTATCAATAATGAAAAAGCCAATGCGCTGATCAAAGGTGAGCGCGGTGTACCCGTTTCAGCGAAAACGGCCGAAGCGGTAAAGTCGGAACTGAATGAAGAGGAAAAAAAGATTTTTGAATATGTCGAGCGGGCAAAAGAACATGCAGGTCAGGCGGACCCGCCTGAACCGATTGGCAGCGCTGAAGTGATCAAGCTGCTGAAGGATACGTCAGACCAAATTTTGTTCAAAAAAATCACACCGGAAGAAGGAGCCGCCAAGTTCAGAAAAGAAGCGAACGACATCTTGAAACGAAATCAAAAAAGGTAA
- a CDS encoding sugar ABC transporter permease: protein MKSKRLNDNLAGYAFISPFVIGFFCFTVIPMGASLFLSFTDYDLFTSPKWVGLDNYKTMLTDDEKYWGSLKVTFYYVLCGVPLRLAFALFIAVMLNRSQKGVGIYRTLFYLPSIIGGSVAVAIMWRNVFGNDGVINALLFFIGIEKKIFWYQDPTSALWTLILLSVWQFGSSMLIFLAGLKNIPPMYQEAASIDGANRVQRFFLITLPLLSPIIFFNLVMQTISAFMTFTPAYIISKGEGGPLDGTLLYSLYLFQRAFNFFQMGYASAMAWVMLLLIGLVTFILFKTSSLWVHYESKEGS from the coding sequence GTGAAGAGCAAACGACTGAATGACAACCTGGCGGGTTATGCCTTTATTTCTCCATTTGTAATCGGCTTTTTCTGCTTTACCGTGATACCGATGGGCGCTTCACTGTTTTTGTCTTTTACCGATTATGATCTGTTTACTTCTCCTAAGTGGGTGGGCCTTGACAACTACAAAACGATGCTGACGGATGATGAAAAGTACTGGGGATCATTGAAAGTGACATTTTACTATGTTCTCTGCGGCGTACCGCTCAGGCTGGCGTTCGCGCTTTTCATCGCGGTGATGTTGAACAGATCGCAAAAAGGTGTGGGTATTTACCGGACGCTTTTTTATCTGCCGTCGATCATCGGCGGCAGTGTGGCGGTGGCGATCATGTGGCGCAATGTCTTCGGGAATGACGGTGTCATCAATGCGCTTCTGTTTTTTATCGGGATTGAAAAGAAGATTTTCTGGTACCAGGATCCGACGAGTGCGTTGTGGACGCTGATCCTTTTGTCGGTTTGGCAGTTCGGTTCTTCGATGCTGATTTTTTTGGCCGGACTCAAAAACATTCCGCCGATGTATCAGGAAGCAGCCAGCATTGACGGGGCAAACAGGGTGCAGCGGTTTTTCCTGATTACGCTTCCGCTGCTCAGCCCGATCATCTTCTTTAATTTGGTGATGCAGACGATATCCGCGTTTATGACCTTTACACCGGCTTATATTATTTCCAAGGGGGAGGGCGGACCGCTTGACGGAACGCTCCTATATTCCCTGTATTTATTCCAGCGGGCCTTCAACTTTTTCCAAATGGGCTATGCCTCAGCCATGGCCTGGGTGATGCTCCTATTGATCGGCCTTGTGACATTCATTTTATTTAAAACATCATCCTTATGGGTGCATTACGAATCAAAGGAGGGATCATGA
- a CDS encoding carbohydrate ABC transporter permease: MEPVKETAPARVPVRSGKSRTGQIAFHIATAGLAVFLLYPVIWLVVSSFKESASIFATSHSLVPDPFVISNYADGWKGIAGQPFITFIKNSLIIVGLSTAGAVLSSAFIAYGFARISFKGKSFWFAAMMVTMMLPHEVLMIPQYIIFAKLDWLNSFKPIVVPQFFGHAFFIFLMIQFIRTIPVELDEAAKIDGCSRLGIFFKVILPLIAPALATSAIFSFYWKWEELINPLLYLNKPELYPVSLALKLFLDTETASNWGAMFAMSVVSLLPVVIVFFVFQKSIVQGISMSGLK, encoded by the coding sequence ATGGAGCCGGTCAAGGAAACGGCGCCTGCACGCGTTCCTGTAAGGAGCGGGAAAAGCCGGACGGGTCAGATCGCTTTTCATATTGCAACAGCCGGTTTGGCGGTTTTTCTTCTCTATCCTGTCATATGGCTTGTTGTCAGTTCTTTTAAAGAGAGCGCCAGCATTTTCGCCACTTCTCATTCGCTCGTTCCCGATCCGTTTGTCATCTCCAATTATGCGGATGGATGGAAGGGAATTGCCGGACAGCCGTTTATCACATTCATCAAAAACTCGCTGATCATCGTCGGTTTATCGACCGCTGGCGCCGTCCTGTCGTCAGCTTTTATCGCCTACGGGTTCGCGCGGATTTCGTTTAAAGGCAAATCGTTTTGGTTTGCCGCTATGATGGTGACGATGATGCTGCCGCATGAAGTGCTGATGATTCCGCAGTACATCATCTTTGCGAAGCTTGATTGGCTGAATTCCTTTAAGCCGATCGTCGTTCCTCAGTTTTTTGGACACGCGTTTTTTATCTTTTTGATGATCCAGTTTATCAGAACGATTCCGGTTGAACTCGATGAAGCGGCGAAGATTGATGGTTGCAGCCGTCTCGGCATTTTTTTCAAGGTAATCCTGCCGCTGATCGCCCCGGCGCTTGCGACATCGGCGATCTTTTCATTTTACTGGAAATGGGAGGAGCTGATCAATCCGCTCCTTTATTTAAACAAGCCCGAGCTTTATCCGGTTTCCCTGGCGTTGAAGCTGTTTTTGGATACGGAGACGGCGTCAAACTGGGGTGCGATGTTTGCGATGTCCGTCGTTTCGCTGCTGCCTGTCGTGATCGTGTTTTTTGTCTTTCAAAAATCGATCGTTCAAGGCATCAGCATGAGCGGATTAAAATAA
- a CDS encoding glycoside hydrolase family 105 protein, whose protein sequence is MAKLVFDEEKLNDMIDRIVKRTFAMDFEWDWPGGVAFYGVAEAYDATEKEEYLQLLKNWTDEKLEDGLPKLSINGVSIGHTLLSLYQATGDDRYLETAREMADYVLHEAPRFADGILQHTVNSEKNVFPEQAWVDTMMMAGLFLLRIGKLVESEEYFEDGLRQYHGHEELLQDMDTNLYYHGWDNVAKNHMSGIFWGRGNGWAALTMAKALPLIDVTHPSYMIIDGSLRDLLSALVRLQHPSGLWHTIVTDPGSYLEVSGSAGIASGLLSRGSLYHESVQRALAAITESVAPDGRVERVSAGTAVMRDAGGYKDVPYKRIQGWGQGLALTFLADVIRSKSRAFQ, encoded by the coding sequence GTGGCAAAACTTGTTTTTGATGAAGAAAAGCTGAATGACATGATCGACAGAATCGTCAAGCGGACATTTGCGATGGATTTTGAATGGGATTGGCCCGGCGGTGTGGCGTTTTACGGCGTGGCCGAGGCGTATGATGCGACGGAAAAGGAAGAATACCTTCAGCTTCTGAAAAACTGGACGGATGAAAAGCTTGAAGACGGCCTGCCGAAGCTTTCGATCAACGGCGTCTCCATTGGCCACACCCTTTTATCGCTCTATCAGGCAACAGGTGATGACCGTTATCTTGAAACAGCCAGGGAAATGGCAGACTATGTCCTTCATGAAGCGCCGAGGTTTGCAGACGGCATCCTCCAGCATACCGTCAATTCAGAGAAAAACGTCTTCCCGGAGCAGGCGTGGGTCGATACGATGATGATGGCCGGCTTGTTTCTTCTCCGCATCGGAAAGCTTGTCGAGAGTGAAGAATACTTTGAGGATGGCCTCCGCCAGTATCATGGTCATGAAGAACTTTTGCAGGATATGGATACCAATCTGTATTATCACGGCTGGGACAATGTGGCCAAAAACCATATGTCAGGCATATTTTGGGGGAGGGGAAACGGCTGGGCCGCGCTGACCATGGCCAAAGCGCTGCCGCTGATTGATGTGACCCATCCGTCTTATATGATCATCGACGGCTCATTGAGAGATCTGTTGAGCGCGCTTGTCAGGCTTCAGCATCCTTCCGGGTTATGGCACACCATCGTGACAGACCCCGGCTCATATCTTGAAGTCTCGGGTTCCGCCGGAATTGCCTCCGGTCTTTTATCAAGAGGCTCTTTGTACCACGAGTCGGTTCAGAGAGCGCTGGCGGCCATCACAGAATCCGTCGCGCCGGACGGCAGGGTCGAACGCGTTTCCGCGGGAACGGCGGTCATGCGGGACGCCGGGGGGTATAAGGATGTCCCGTATAAACGGATTCAAGGCTGGGGGCAGGGGCTTGCGCTGACCTTTTTGGCAGATGTCATCCGCTCAAAATCGCGAGCATTTCAATAA